From Alphaproteobacteria bacterium:
CAAATTATCATCACGATGCTCGAGTCGGCGGTGGTTTCGCAGATCTCGGTGACCGATCTCACTTACGCAGCGGATTTTATTCAATCACGGAACTTCCGTGCCTTCGAAACGTATCTTGTCGTTACCGTCGTCTATCTCCTGCTCGCTATTGCACTGCGGCGGCTCTTTGCGCTCTACGGCCGACGATTCTTTAAGGGACGCGTTCCATGATCAGCTTCACACCGTGGGATCTTGCCCAAAACCTCCTCTTCGCCGCGCGCTGGACGGTGCTGCTCTCAATCATCGCATTCATCGGCGGTGGTTGCTGGGGGCTAATTTTGCTCATGCTTCGCTATGCGCGAATCAAGGGAGTTATGAAGGCGATTACGCTTTACACCGAGGCGTTTCAAGGAACACCGCTGCTTATGCAGCTCTTTCTCGTGTTCTTCGGCATACCACTCCTGGGCATCGATGTTTCGCCCTGGCTCGCCGCGGGCGTCGCCCTCACGCTTTACGCGAGCGCCTACCTCGCCGAGATATGGCGCGGCTGTGTGGATGCTATCCCACGCGGCCAGTGGGAGGCAAGCGCCTCGCTCGGGATGCGCTATGTCGCGCGCATGCGGTACGTGATTCTGCCCCAGGCCTTGCGGATCGCAATACCGCCGACGGTTGGCTTTCTGGTGCAACTCGTGAAGAGCACAGCGCTCACATCCATCATCGGTTTTCAGGAACTGACAAAGACCGGAGAAATCCTGACGAACGCGACGTTCGAGCCCTTCACGGTCTATGGGATGGTGGCGCTTATATACTTCGCGATGTGCTATCCCTTGACCGCATGCTCACGCGCCTTGGAAAGGACCTTCGCCGCAACCACATAATGGGCGGTCGGCTAACGGGAGAGGGGGACGCTCGCCGGCGGCTCGTCCCGTGCCCGGTCTCATTGGCAAGGCCGCGGGTGTGGCGTTTTGCGCCTGCGACGGCGCTCATCATGCGGAGGACGTGAAAATGTCCCTGAACAAGATTTCCTTGCTATTCGTGACAATTTCCCTGTTCGGGCTTCCGGCGTATGCCCAGCTCGTGATCGAGCCTCACACCGAAAACGGCATCACTTACGTGAGCGGCGGGGTTGGAGCTGAGGGTGTGGAGCAAATTCGCCAGCTCGAGAAAGACTACAACCTGCACCTCCTTTTCGCCATACAAGGCTCGGGAGACTACCTCTCGCGCGTTTACGTGAAGATCCTCGATGGACAAGGGCACGCACTCGTCGACACGATGTCGGAAGGTCCGTATTTTCTCGCGAAGCTTAAACCCGGAAAATACGACGTGATCGCCGAAAGCGATGGCAAAACGATTGACAGGCGCGTCGACGTTTCCCAGGGCCACGCGACCACGGTGTCGCTGTACTGGCCCGAGTCGCAATAGTCGAGGCAGCGCGAGGCCTCATTGCGCCTTCCACGAGCTCAATACGCCATTGCGTCAGCCGCGCGAGGGCGCTTTTCGTGGAGGTGCTCATTCGCTCAAAGTGAAGGATCGACCGGGCCGGTCCAGTGAGTACTCGTGCCTAAATGATTCCGTGCCCGTAGTACGGCCGGACCGGGACCCGCTGATATTCGTCGTCTTTGAAAAGTGCGAGACGCCTGTGTCGCCTTTCGTATAGTACACGACCATTGGCACGGCCCGGGAAAAGCGCATCCGCAGGGTGCGCTAATCCTGGCTGTCCCCTGTGATTGAAAGCGTTCGAGCAACAGAAAGGGCTGGCAATGACAGCGTCTAAGGCGGCGAGGAGCTCGCGTCCCCGCTCGAAAGAAAAGCCAGGGTGCCGACGAAAGTCTTCCGCAAGGCCCTCCGGACGGAGGCTGCACCTCCATCTCGAAAATCCTCAATCCTTTGGTGAAGTGTTCGAGGTAACACCTCAGCGAGTCAAAAAGGCGCTCGCGGCATATCCGGCCCTCAGAGAAAAGGTCAGGGTAACAATCGGCTACGACGGCGATATTTTTGACAGTGCACTGAAGACAGCCGACGTCCTTTTCGGATGGAGCTTCGAGCGTAACAATCTCGCCAAACGGGCGCCGAACCTTCGCTGGATTCACGTCCACGGCGCAGGCGTCAATCATCTTATGCCGCTCGACTGGTTGCCGCCCGGTGCCGTGCTGACCAACAGTCGCGGCGTTCACGGCTCGAAGGCCGACGAATACTCGATAATGTCAATCCTCATGCTCAACAACCGGCTGCCCGAAATGGTCGCTAGTCAGCGTCGTGCATCGTGGAATCAGGTATTCAGCACGGGGATCAAGGGGAAGACTCTCCTGATCGTCGGCGTCGGGCACGTGGGGGGTGGGGCCGCCAAATGGGCGAAGCGATTTGGGCTCACCGTGATAGGCATTCGCAGGACAGGTAAGCCGCACCGTTTTGTCGATGCGATGTATCGGCCGAGCGCCATTCGCCGCCTCCTTCCGAAAGCCGATTTCGTATTGATCGCCGCACCCCACACACGGGAAAGTCATCATCTCATCGGCGCACGCGAGATCGCACTCTTGAAGACGGGCGCTGGGATCGTGAATTACAGCCGCGCCAATCTCGTCGATTACGACGCTTTGAAGACGCGGCTTGAAAAAAACGAGTTGAGCGCCATTCTCGATGTGTTCGAACCCGAGCCGCTGCCAAGCGGGTCTTGGCTTTGGCATGTGCCGAATCTCATCATTACACCCCATTGTTCGTCGGACGACCGGGAGCTCTACACAATCAATACCCTCAAACTCGTCTTCCGGAACATGGAAAGGTTCATTGCGGGCAAACCGCTTGTCAATCGCGTCGACCCGCACTTCCAGTATTGACCGCGCCGGGTTTGCAATTGACCTGCTAATTATTTTTGAGGATCATTTTGCGCGGGAGAGGGAACATTGGACAGTTCCGAGCACACGCTTCGGCTGACGCAAAATTCGAGCACGGCGCGGTTGCCGTTGTGAACCGAACGGCGGGGTCTATCGATGGCCAGCAGACTTCGTAGAAGGAGCGGCACGCTGGCACGTGTGCCTGCGAAGGAGCCGAAACCGGCTGATATCGCCGCACTCGCACGGCAATTGCAAGAAGCCGGCGTCAAGTATTGCCTTGCGTCCTATGTCGACCTCCACGGCATACCTAAGGCTAAGAGCGTGCCGATCGGTCACTTTGGCCGCATGATGCGCGGGTCCGAACTAT
This genomic window contains:
- a CDS encoding amino acid ABC transporter permease → MISFTPWDLAQNLLFAARWTVLLSIIAFIGGGCWGLILLMLRYARIKGVMKAITLYTEAFQGTPLLMQLFLVFFGIPLLGIDVSPWLAAGVALTLYASAYLAEIWRGCVDAIPRGQWEASASLGMRYVARMRYVILPQALRIAIPPTVGFLVQLVKSTALTSIIGFQELTKTGEILTNATFEPFTVYGMVALIYFAMCYPLTACSRALERTFAATT
- a CDS encoding carboxypeptidase regulatory-like domain-containing protein, with the translated sequence MPGLIGKAAGVAFCACDGAHHAEDVKMSLNKISLLFVTISLFGLPAYAQLVIEPHTENGITYVSGGVGAEGVEQIRQLEKDYNLHLLFAIQGSGDYLSRVYVKILDGQGHALVDTMSEGPYFLAKLKPGKYDVIAESDGKTIDRRVDVSQGHATTVSLYWPESQ
- a CDS encoding D-2-hydroxyacid dehydrogenase; this translates as MFEVTPQRVKKALAAYPALREKVRVTIGYDGDIFDSALKTADVLFGWSFERNNLAKRAPNLRWIHVHGAGVNHLMPLDWLPPGAVLTNSRGVHGSKADEYSIMSILMLNNRLPEMVASQRRASWNQVFSTGIKGKTLLIVGVGHVGGGAAKWAKRFGLTVIGIRRTGKPHRFVDAMYRPSAIRRLLPKADFVLIAAPHTRESHHLIGAREIALLKTGAGIVNYSRANLVDYDALKTRLEKNELSAILDVFEPEPLPSGSWLWHVPNLIITPHCSSDDRELYTINTLKLVFRNMERFIAGKPLVNRVDPHFQY